The sequence GGACTCGCGATCTTACGGCAGTGATCGACTATCTGGCTCAGCTCAAGAAAGTGGACCGATCCAGAATCGCGCTGATGGGGTTCAGCGGTGGTGCCGCTGCTTCTGTCTATGTGACGGCGCATGATAAGCGCGTCTTCTCGCTGATAGCCTGTGCCTGTCCGGCCGAGTTTATGCTCACAGAAGAGCGGTTGGAAGCCATGCTCCAGCAGTGCCGTGATTTGAGAACCATCCGCGATGTCGGTTTCCCGCCTTCCCTCAAAGAGTGGGGCAGCCATTTCCGGGCGGTGAATCCTATCGACTGGATTGAAGAGGTATCGCCGAGGCCATTGCTTATCCTTCATGGCGAAAAGGATGAGTTGATCAATCCCGTCCATGCTCAAATG is a genomic window of Dehalococcoidia bacterium containing:
- a CDS encoding alpha/beta fold hydrolase, coding for MAEKFSLDVDNLKIVGEVYYPTQTKERQPALCICHGIPGSSPVLNDRGYPLLAERFANEGFITCIFNFRGCGESGGNLDLLGWTRDLTAVIDYLAQLKKVDRSRIALMGFSGGAAASVYVTAHDKRVFSLIACACPAEFMLTEERLEAMLQQCRDLRTIRDVGFPPSLKEWGSHFRAVNPIDWIEEVSPRPLLILHGEKDELINPVHAQMLYDKAKAPKELVMVPDGVHRLRTSEPAITAALGWLKKKCGSN